One genomic window of Metopolophium dirhodum isolate CAU chromosome 4, ASM1992520v1, whole genome shotgun sequence includes the following:
- the LOC132942726 gene encoding CWF19-like protein 2: MGKKSHKKEHKKSANKKKKHRSSSSSSSTSNDDQWVEKHQKDSSSTSTSFAAPKEEPDNWMDFVCNTSSEIEKKISTKSKELEEAKARMVKPGQSERELNPYWKNGGTGLPPPKPLSGNKGFLKPKVDDDDDHHYKSHQHTNYSKTSYGRQSWKKHDRRDNTNDSKYTASKRDNEERHKRHREFDERKEERDKHYRDFNERKDERDKRHRDYDDERNRQHKEYDNESKGERDKRYREHEDERKSTRDKYFREYDHKKDRKSKNDKGSDNEDKYTSDDGKYEEKTLPKKYSDNDDKTKEHKESVENPLTDSELNALAARQIKAEIMGNKKLAEELKQKLELAREYTTKHNYTTNKTIKKEEEFVLLTRTSSKGYSYPVKQAQVDKNDGKKKKREKVLTHEDGKRVRYFDDDDKYSLKSMFQKEMTSTAEDSNMEFVNLSRKVNARDDEDDVFVDRASEKRSAKASEREIKRAIGEHKRTEKILNSCRYCFDSEEMLKHLFIAKGEKCYLCLPSYKSLTEGHCLIVPIYHYACATDIDEDVWTEMQVFRKVLTTMFKDQDEDVIFFESAMRLNNMPHMTWNCVPVPIEIGDTAPIYFKKAILECETEWAINVKVVDLSSKDVRRAVPKSLPYFAVDFGMQGGYAHVIEDEKIFPNNFAEEIIGGMMDLDHNAWRKRQKEPIEDQLQKTTKFLEMWKDYNFTKA; the protein is encoded by the exons ATGGGGAAAAAATCGCATAAAAAGGAACACAAAAAATcagctaacaaaaaaaaaaaacat agatCTTCATCATCCAGTAGTTCGACATCAAACGATGATCAATGGGTTGAGAAACACCAAAAAGATTCATCGTCTACTTCCACATCATTTGCTGCACCGAAAGAGGAACCTGATAATTGGATGGATTTTGTGTGTAATACATCTtcagaaattgaaaaaaaaatcagcacAAAGAGCAAAGAGTTAGAAGAAGCTAAAGCTAGAATGGTTAAG CCAGGTCAATCAGAACGAGAACTAAATCCATACTGGAAAAATGGAGGAACTGGTCTTCCACCACCAAAACCATTAAGTGGCAACAAAGGTTTCCTCAAGCCTAAAgtagatgatgatgatgatcatCACTATAAAAGTCACCAACATactaattattcaaaaacttcTTATGGTCGTCAATCTTGGAAAAAACACGACCGCAGAGATAATACAAATGATTCTAAATATACTGCTTCAAAACGAGATAATGAAGAAAGACATAAACGGCATAGAGAATTTGATGAAAGAAAAGAAGAAAGAGATAAACACTATAGAGATTTTAATGAGAGAAAAGATGAAAGAGATAAACGCCATAGAGATTATGATGATGAAAGAAACAGGCAACATAAAGAATATGATAATGAAAGTAAAGGAGAAAGGGATAAACGCTACAGAGAACACGAAGATGAAAGAAAAAGTACCagagataaatattttagagaATATGACCATAAAAAAGatagaaaaagtaaaaatgataaaGGTTCTGACAACGAAGACAAATACACATCAGATGATGGAAAATATGAAGAAAAGACATtgccaaaaaaatattcagataaTGATGACAAAACTAAAGAACATAAAGAAAGTGTGGAAAATCCTTTAACTGATTCTGAATTAAATGCACTAGCTGCAAGACAAATAAAAGCAGAAATAATGGGAAATAAA aaactgGCTGAAGAACTTAAGCAAAAATTGGAATTAGCGCGAGAATATACAACAAAACATAATTACACcacaaacaaaacaattaaaaaagaaGAAGAATTTGTATTACTTACTAGGACTTCATCCAAAGGTTATAGTTATCCTGTTAAACAAGCACAAGTTGATAAAAATGATGGTAAGAAGAAAAAACGAGAAAAAGTATTGACACATGAAGATGGTAAAAGAGTAAGATactttgatgatgatgataaatattcattaaaatctatg ttTCAAAAAGAAATGACTAGTACAGCAGAGGACAGTAATATGGAGTTTGTAAATCTATCAAGaaag gttAATGCTAGAGATGATGAAGATGATGTATTTGTAGATCGTGCATCAGAAAAACGGTCTGCCAAGGCATCTGAAAGGGAAATTAAACGAGCTATTGGCGAGCATAAACGtacagaaaaaattttaaactcttGTCGTTACTGCTTTGATAGTGAAGAAATGTTAAAACACTTATTTATCGCTAAAGGAGAAAAG tgTTATCTGTGCTTGCCATCTTACAAATCCTTGACAGAAGGTCACTGTTTAATTGTGCCAATATACCACTATGCGTGTGCAACTGATATTGACGAAGATGTTTGGACTGAAATGCag GTATTTCGAAAAGTATTGACTACCATGTTTAAAGATCAAGATGAagatgtaatattttttgaaagtgCAATGCGACTAAATAATATGCCTCATATGACATGGAACTGTGTGCCTGTGCCGATTGAAATTGGTGACACCGctccaatatattttaaaaaggccATCTTGGAGTGTGAGACAGAGTGGGCTATTAATGTAAAAGTCGTGGACTTGAGTAGTAAAGATGTACGTAGAGCTGTTCCCAAAAGCTTACCCTATTTTGCTGTTGATTTTGGAATGCAAGGTGGATATGCTCATGTCATTGAAGATGAAAAAATTTTCCCGAACAACTTTGCTGAG GAAATCATTGGTGGAATGATGGATTTAGATCACAATGCATGGCGAAAAAGGCAAAAAGAACCAATTGAAGATCAATTGcaaaaaactacaaaatttCTAGAAATGTGGaaagattataattttaccaaagcctaa
- the LOC132942729 gene encoding 26S proteasome non-ATPase regulatory subunit 8, giving the protein MTSSFDEIKNLYQTLKTEWNKKKPDFKQCNSILLQIKIGMTKHTFLPTSNVEASQKEYLIARDILEVGVQCSIAMHDIPSFERYMAQLKCYYLDYRDKLPESANQYHLLGLNLLFLLSQNRVAEFHTELELLPYDIVQTNTYIRHPVALEQYLMEGNYNKIFQAKSNVPSDTYNFFMNILSNTLRNEIAECLQKAYKKVSINSATKMLNFNSTNETNDFANKKKWILGQDGYYVFHLEEEKKAIEPLPALQIADYAIHYAKELETIV; this is encoded by the exons ATGACGTCTTCTTTTGACGAGATCAAAAACTTGTACCAGACGTTGAAGACggaatggaataaaaaaaaaccagattTTAAACAATGCAACAGCATATTGTTACAAATCAAG ATTGGAATGACTAAACATACCTTTTTACCAACTTCTAATGTGGAGGCATCTCAAAAAGAATACCTGATAGCTA GAGACATCTTAGAAGTGGGGGTACAATGCAGTATTGCCATGCATGATATTCCATCTTTTGAACGGTACATGGCTCAACTCAAGTGTTATTATTTGGACTACAG ggaCAAATTACCAGAGTCTGCGAATCAATATCATTTGTTAGGTCTGAACTTACTGTTCTTACTATCTCAAAATCGAGTAGCTGAATTTCATACAGAATTGGAGCTTCTCCCATATGATATTGTACAAACCAATACATATATTAGGCATCCGGTCGCTTTAGAACAATATTTGATGGAAGGCAATTACAACAAg atatttcaaGCAAAGAGTAATGTGCCATCAGatacgtataatttttttatgaacatacTGTCAAACACACTTCGTAATGAAATTGCTGAATGCTTACAAAAAGCATACAAAAAAGTATCTATAAATTCTGCtacaaaaatgttaaactttaaCAGTACTAATGAAACGAATGACTTTGCTAACAag AAAAAGTGGATTTTGGGTCAAGATGGTTATTACGTGTTCCACCTCGAAGAAGAGAAGAAAGCAATAGAACCTTTGCCCGCATTACAGATTGCTGATTATGCTATTCATTATGCCAAAGAGTTGGAAACTATagtctaa
- the LOC132942732 gene encoding DNA-directed RNA polymerases I, II, and III subunit RPABC2, which produces MADEEFEHDDGGADDFDEVEDDADLDELDQPEENEDNIDILPIQEAQSQVQKSKRITTKYMTKYERARVLGTRALQIAMCAPVMVELEGETDPLQIAMKELKKRKIPIIIRRYLPDNSYEDWGIDELIIVDQ; this is translated from the exons ATGGCTGACGAAGAATTTGAACACGACGA tggtGGCGCAGATGACTTTGACGAAGTTGAAGACGATGCAGATTTAGATGAATTAGATCAGCCTGAA GAAAATGAAGATAACATTGATATATTACCTATTCAAGAAGCTCAAAGTCAAGTTCAAAAGTCTAAACGAATCACAACTAAGTATATGACAAA gtatgaAAGAGCTCGAGTATTAGGTACAAGAGCCTTGCAGATTGCAATGTGTGCCCCTGTCATGGTAGAACTTGAAGGTGAAACTGATCCATTACAAATTGCAATGAAAGAATTGAAGAAAcgtaaaatacctattataattagaagATATTTGCCAGACAATAGCTATGAGGATTGGGGAATCGATGAACTAATAATAGTTGAccagtaa